The following coding sequences are from one Veillonella rodentium window:
- the alaS gene encoding alanine--tRNA ligase — protein MKGNELRQAYLQFFESKGHLRLDSFSLIPENDPSLLLIGAGMAPLKPFFTGKLVPPCHRITTSQKCMRTGDLENVGRTARHHTFFEMLGNFSFGDYFKKEAIHWAWEFLTEVIKLDKNRLYVTVYPDDQEAYDTWHNDCGVEESHISRLEDNFWEIGEGPCGPDSEIFFDQGPEHGCDDPNCAPGCDCDRYLEIWNLVFTQFNKMPDGSYEPLEHKNIDTGAGLERLASVLQHCKTNFETDLIFPIIEATAKRAGVSYNDNESTDVSLKVIADHARAVTALISDGVLPSNEGRGYVLRRILRRAVRHGRLLGIDGIFLTPLIDVVVDILGPGIKSIAEKKDFVKRVVQNEEERFNQTLEQGLELLYSLIDTLSAEKATVVPGVEVFKLYDTYGFPWELTEEIASERGFSIDRDGFDAAMKEQRERAREARVKEDAKVETPDITFLKDEELLEDETVTVSSVLMIGKGSERLQTAADGDEITVIVRTTPFHAEGGGQLGDTGFIVGPMGKVEVHNTKRLPEGTVYHIGTVVEGSVSEGDDVTLEVDTDRRAAMARNHTATHLLHAALKQVLGEHVNQAGSLVTPDYLRFDFTHFSPVTQEELEKIEALVNEEILKATDLAIAEMSMDEAKAKGAMALFGDKYGDVVRVVEVPGFSVELCGGSHVGNTAFIGSFRLTSESGIGSGVRRIEAITGRAALEAAKQDRLTIERLAGELKTKPAQVEERLHQVLADAKAVEHELNEIRKEITASGAADIVSAKVNINGVDAIFASVRVNTMDELRDYADQALDVLGGSGVVLLGSVMGDDKVSFACKVSKDIVGRGAHAGNIVKAAAQVTGGNGGGRPDMAQAGGKEPDKLSAALKAGGDALSSMLQ, from the coding sequence ATGAAGGGTAATGAGCTGCGTCAAGCGTACTTGCAGTTTTTTGAAAGTAAAGGGCATTTAAGGTTAGATAGTTTTTCTCTTATACCGGAAAACGATCCGTCCCTATTATTGATCGGGGCGGGGATGGCGCCGTTAAAGCCTTTCTTTACCGGTAAACTGGTACCTCCTTGTCATCGTATCACAACAAGTCAGAAATGTATGCGTACAGGGGACCTTGAAAACGTAGGTCGTACCGCACGTCACCATACATTCTTTGAAATGCTCGGCAATTTTTCCTTCGGCGACTACTTCAAGAAGGAAGCCATTCATTGGGCATGGGAATTTTTGACGGAAGTCATCAAACTCGATAAAAATAGACTGTATGTCACTGTATATCCGGATGATCAGGAGGCTTATGATACCTGGCATAACGATTGCGGTGTAGAGGAAAGCCATATCTCCCGTTTGGAGGATAACTTCTGGGAAATCGGTGAAGGTCCATGCGGTCCGGACAGTGAAATTTTCTTTGACCAGGGACCTGAACACGGCTGCGATGATCCGAATTGCGCACCCGGCTGCGACTGCGACCGGTATCTTGAAATTTGGAATCTCGTGTTCACTCAATTCAATAAGATGCCGGACGGTTCCTATGAACCGTTGGAACATAAAAATATCGATACCGGCGCCGGTCTTGAACGATTGGCATCCGTATTGCAACATTGTAAAACGAACTTTGAAACGGATCTGATTTTCCCGATTATCGAGGCTACGGCAAAACGTGCAGGCGTATCTTATAACGATAATGAAAGCACAGATGTATCCTTGAAGGTTATTGCGGACCATGCCCGTGCCGTAACGGCATTAATTTCTGATGGTGTATTACCATCTAACGAAGGTCGCGGTTATGTATTGCGTCGTATCTTGCGCCGTGCCGTGCGTCATGGTCGCTTACTCGGTATTGACGGTATTTTCTTAACACCTCTTATCGACGTAGTCGTAGATATTCTAGGACCGGGAATCAAGTCCATCGCTGAAAAAAAAGACTTCGTAAAACGGGTCGTTCAAAACGAAGAAGAACGCTTCAATCAGACGTTGGAACAAGGTCTTGAACTATTGTACTCCTTAATCGATACGTTGTCTGCTGAGAAAGCGACTGTCGTACCGGGGGTAGAAGTATTTAAATTATATGATACATACGGATTTCCTTGGGAATTAACAGAGGAAATTGCATCTGAACGCGGTTTCAGCATCGACCGTGACGGTTTCGATGCGGCGATGAAGGAACAGCGTGAACGTGCCCGTGAAGCACGTGTTAAAGAAGATGCAAAGGTGGAAACACCGGATATTACATTCCTTAAGGATGAAGAACTTCTCGAGGATGAAACTGTAACGGTATCTTCTGTTCTTATGATCGGTAAAGGTTCCGAACGCTTGCAAACGGCCGCTGACGGCGATGAAATCACCGTTATCGTACGTACGACTCCATTCCACGCTGAGGGGGGCGGTCAATTAGGTGATACGGGCTTTATCGTCGGGCCGATGGGCAAGGTAGAGGTTCATAATACGAAACGTTTGCCTGAAGGCACAGTTTATCATATCGGTACCGTTGTAGAGGGTTCTGTTTCCGAAGGTGATGACGTAACGCTTGAAGTGGATACGGATCGTCGTGCTGCGATGGCTCGTAATCATACGGCAACTCACTTATTGCATGCGGCATTGAAACAAGTGTTAGGCGAGCATGTGAATCAGGCGGGTTCCTTGGTAACGCCGGATTATTTACGTTTCGATTTTACTCATTTCTCACCTGTAACACAGGAGGAACTTGAAAAAATAGAGGCCCTCGTAAATGAAGAGATACTCAAAGCAACGGATCTTGCTATCGCTGAAATGTCTATGGACGAAGCGAAAGCAAAAGGAGCGATGGCACTCTTCGGTGATAAATACGGCGATGTTGTACGCGTAGTAGAGGTACCCGGATTCTCCGTTGAATTGTGCGGAGGTTCTCACGTGGGCAATACGGCCTTCATCGGGTCTTTCCGTCTGACATCCGAATCCGGTATCGGATCCGGTGTGCGTCGTATCGAAGCGATTACGGGGCGTGCAGCTCTTGAGGCGGCAAAACAGGATCGTCTGACTATCGAACGTTTGGCAGGAGAGCTTAAGACGAAACCTGCTCAGGTAGAGGAACGTTTGCATCAAGTATTGGCTGATGCGAAAGCGGTTGAACATGAACTCAATGAAATTCGCAAGGAAATCACAGCCAGCGGTGCTGCTGATATCGTGTCCGCTAAGGTGAATATCAACGGTGTCGATGCCATCTTCGCATCCGTTCGGGTTAATACGATGGATGAACTTCGAGATTATGCGGACCAGGCCCTCGATGTACTCGGCGGTTCCGGTGTGGTTCTCCTGGGTTCCGTTATGGGTGATGATAAGGTAAGCTTTGCATGTAAGGTATCTAAAGACATTGTAGGCAGAGGTGCTCATGCAGGTAATATCGTAAAAGCCGCTGCTCAGGTTACGGGCGGTAATGGTGGCGGTCGTCCTGATATGGCTCAGGCCGGCGGTAAAGAACCGGATAAATTATCGGCAGCACTTAAAGCAGGTGGAGATGCTTTGTCATCTATGTTACAATAA
- a CDS encoding C40 family peptidase, with the protein MKSKYSKAKITALTLTFVCASTAIVGATTATILQYGDKGKSVTAVQQQLIKHGYNATDKNGVYGKETKWAVRLFQQDRGLPVDGIVGPATYNALMGAPRSTKAALTHNAATKAVATKSAFTNSNATSRRIAGQSINGKKVRLNNLTKSETPSSIHAILSEANKYRGVPYVFGGTTPSGFDCSGYVKYVFAQQGISLPRLADEQYNVGVEVSRANLKAGDLVFFETYEPGPSHSGIYIGDGQFISATSSSGVAVASLDSGYWGERYIGAKRVVR; encoded by the coding sequence ATGAAGTCAAAATATAGTAAGGCGAAAATAACGGCATTAACATTAACTTTTGTGTGTGCCAGTACTGCCATAGTTGGCGCAACAACCGCAACAATATTGCAATATGGTGATAAAGGCAAAAGTGTTACAGCGGTTCAACAGCAACTGATTAAACACGGCTATAATGCAACAGATAAAAACGGTGTATACGGTAAGGAAACAAAATGGGCGGTTCGCCTGTTCCAACAAGATCGCGGACTTCCTGTAGACGGTATTGTAGGTCCTGCAACGTATAATGCCTTAATGGGGGCCCCTCGTTCTACTAAGGCGGCGCTAACGCATAATGCGGCAACAAAAGCAGTGGCAACGAAGTCTGCTTTCACAAACAGCAATGCCACATCCCGTCGTATTGCCGGTCAATCGATTAATGGGAAAAAAGTTAGATTAAATAATCTTACAAAGAGTGAAACACCTAGCAGCATTCATGCTATTTTGTCGGAAGCCAACAAATACCGCGGTGTACCGTATGTATTTGGCGGCACTACACCAAGCGGCTTTGACTGCTCCGGTTATGTTAAATATGTATTCGCGCAACAGGGTATTTCTTTGCCTCGTTTAGCGGATGAGCAATATAATGTAGGTGTTGAAGTATCTCGTGCCAATTTGAAGGCAGGGGATTTGGTATTCTTTGAAACCTATGAACCGGGCCCGTCTCACTCCGGTATTTATATCGGCGACGGTCAATTCATCAGCGCTACATCCAGCAGCGGTGTTGCTGTAGCAAGCTTGGATTCCGGTTACTGGGGCGAACGCTATATCGGTGCGAAACGCGTTGTACGCTAA
- a CDS encoding glycosyltransferase family 2 protein, translated as MLLSIVVPVYNEEDNIATFYKAVTDVMSGLTYDYEIIYVDDGSTDSSAMILREIASDDKHVKVLLLARNFGHQTALTCGLDYAHGDAVITMDGDMQHPPALIPELVRLWESGYDVVRTIRDSTEDASWAKSFTSKYYYKLMNKMADVPIVEGGSDFRLMNSKALGTLKRFREHGRFLRGIVGALGYRQAELHFVAPPRYAGVSKFSVRKMIRFALDGVTAFSRVPLRAALYVGVLCGGLSFLLILHLLYVYLTGQALNGWTTIGVSILFIGGIQLVGLGIIGEYVGRIFEEVKQRPLYWVKSAINFEGHEEVPVMGPSSADVFIASETYTDQSKED; from the coding sequence ATGTTACTTTCTATTGTAGTGCCTGTATATAACGAAGAGGATAATATAGCTACTTTTTACAAAGCTGTAACTGATGTTATGTCAGGTCTTACATATGATTATGAAATAATCTATGTAGATGATGGATCTACTGATTCGTCGGCTATGATACTGCGTGAAATTGCTAGCGATGATAAACATGTCAAAGTGTTATTGCTGGCTCGCAACTTCGGGCATCAGACGGCATTGACTTGCGGTCTTGATTACGCTCATGGTGATGCAGTTATTACAATGGATGGTGATATGCAGCATCCGCCTGCTTTGATTCCCGAACTCGTTCGGTTATGGGAGTCAGGGTATGATGTGGTGCGCACCATACGGGACTCGACAGAGGACGCAAGCTGGGCTAAATCTTTCACGTCAAAGTATTATTACAAGCTAATGAATAAGATGGCTGATGTTCCTATCGTGGAGGGCGGATCCGATTTTCGCCTCATGAATAGTAAAGCATTGGGCACCCTGAAACGCTTTCGGGAACATGGACGTTTCTTGCGCGGCATTGTCGGGGCCTTAGGATATCGACAGGCGGAATTACATTTCGTGGCACCTCCGAGATATGCAGGGGTTTCCAAATTCAGTGTACGCAAGATGATTCGTTTCGCTCTAGATGGAGTTACAGCGTTTTCCAGAGTTCCGTTGCGAGCGGCTCTCTATGTAGGTGTACTGTGCGGGGGACTGAGTTTTTTACTTATCCTGCATCTCCTTTATGTGTACCTTACGGGACAAGCTCTTAACGGATGGACGACAATAGGCGTATCCATTTTATTTATTGGTGGAATTCAACTCGTCGGTTTGGGGATTATAGGCGAGTATGTAGGTCGTATTTTTGAAGAGGTGAAGCAACGGCCTTTGTATTGGGTTAAGTCCGCAATAAACTTTGAGGGGCATGAAGAGGTACCTGTGATGGGACCAAGCAGTGCCGATGTGTTTATCGCGTCGGAGACTTATACCGACCAAAGCAAGGAAGACTAG
- a CDS encoding hydrogenase expression/formation C-terminal domain-containing protein: MIENYNNVRAVLNELRAALKQLRETGETYSVYIEKTGLTEEEQVEVLETLGRGHITISFNETDQPVEWYESQFSGIWIGTYKNGRDDSILHTVEVSRYPVVAGAYDEDMETAEENLQTWIDAAGL, encoded by the coding sequence ATGATTGAAAATTACAATAATGTGCGTGCCGTTTTAAATGAGTTGCGCGCTGCGCTGAAGCAACTGCGAGAAACCGGTGAAACCTATTCTGTTTATATAGAGAAAACGGGACTTACCGAGGAGGAACAGGTAGAAGTACTGGAAACGTTGGGACGGGGTCATATTACAATTTCCTTTAATGAAACGGATCAACCGGTGGAATGGTATGAATCTCAGTTTTCCGGCATCTGGATCGGTACCTATAAAAACGGTCGCGATGATTCTATTCTGCATACTGTAGAGGTTTCCAGATACCCCGTAGTGGCCGGTGCTTATGATGAAGATATGGAAACGGCGGAAGAGAATTTACAAACTTGGATTGATGCTGCCGGATTATAA
- a CDS encoding HyaD/HybD family hydrogenase maturation endopeptidase encodes MTDTSAEYIRGLEEYADSEGPRIDLNSLYDDGNNEIVLLGVGNILLTDEGLGVHVVKELQHSYSFTPAVSIIDGGTMGMELLTYMRGMKKILLVDAINGGEAPGTVYEFPHKEVEQYFTEHISVHEVGMQDILRIRAIQEQPLEDAVVIGVEPESLEIGFEPSEVVQRAVPEVKKRVLQVLERWGVTAEPK; translated from the coding sequence ATGACTGATACAAGTGCTGAATATATCAGAGGCTTGGAAGAATACGCGGACTCGGAGGGTCCGCGTATTGATTTAAACAGCCTTTATGATGACGGTAATAATGAAATCGTCCTCCTCGGGGTCGGTAATATCCTGCTGACCGATGAAGGCCTCGGTGTGCATGTTGTGAAAGAATTACAACATTCATATTCCTTTACACCTGCTGTAAGCATCATCGATGGCGGTACGATGGGGATGGAGCTGTTGACGTATATGCGGGGCATGAAAAAAATACTCCTTGTCGACGCCATCAATGGTGGTGAAGCGCCCGGCACTGTTTACGAGTTCCCTCATAAGGAAGTGGAGCAATACTTCACGGAACATATTTCGGTTCATGAAGTCGGAATGCAGGATATTCTTCGTATCCGAGCGATTCAGGAGCAGCCTTTAGAGGATGCTGTCGTAATCGGTGTCGAGCCGGAATCCCTCGAAATCGGCTTTGAACCGAGCGAAGTTGTACAGCGCGCCGTGCCGGAGGTAAAGAAGCGGGTTTTACAGGTTCTGGAGCGTTGGGGCGTTACTGCAGAACCAAAATAA
- the cybH gene encoding Ni/Fe-hydrogenase, b-type cytochrome subunit yields the protein MLIHTDKKAYVVFSLWLRIFHWTMVLSVTALFWTGLYIGDPGFAAITGNPEPTFAIDGWFSMETMRRIHFIAGVILTFSFIFRFAGAIWNRGDRLLPKFRQKRYWYGLRETTLHYLMIPQKHEHHWLRNSLARTAYLAVYILFFFEILTGFAMYSMINPNSILGGALAPVITLFGGEYKVHIIHHYIAWCFLFFTIIHVYMAFREDVMEESGEVSAMVSGMKYYAHDPIDIEDLNGKRRRGERIDKPSFTTYRPSDPNDPRERELQDD from the coding sequence ATGTTAATACATACTGACAAAAAAGCGTATGTCGTATTCAGTTTATGGCTGCGCATATTCCACTGGACTATGGTGCTCAGTGTAACCGCATTGTTCTGGACCGGCCTTTATATAGGTGATCCGGGCTTTGCGGCGATTACAGGCAATCCGGAGCCGACCTTCGCTATCGACGGTTGGTTTTCGATGGAAACGATGCGTCGCATCCATTTCATCGCCGGAGTTATTCTGACATTTTCCTTCATATTCCGATTTGCCGGTGCGATTTGGAATCGCGGTGACAGATTGTTGCCGAAATTTAGACAAAAACGATACTGGTACGGTTTACGGGAAACAACATTGCACTATCTGATGATTCCCCAGAAGCATGAACATCATTGGCTAAGAAACTCATTGGCCCGTACGGCATATTTAGCGGTATATATTTTGTTCTTCTTTGAAATTCTGACGGGATTTGCCATGTACAGCATGATTAATCCTAATAGTATTTTAGGAGGTGCACTGGCTCCGGTCATCACGCTGTTTGGCGGTGAATATAAGGTTCATATCATCCATCATTACATAGCATGGTGTTTCTTGTTCTTTACTATCATTCACGTGTATATGGCGTTCCGTGAAGATGTGATGGAGGAATCCGGCGAAGTATCCGCTATGGTATCGGGTATGAAATATTACGCTCATGATCCGATTGATATTGAAGATTTGAACGGTAAACGTCGTCGTGGTGAACGTATCGATAAACCGTCCTTTACGACATATCGACCTAGCGATCCTAACGATCCTAGAGAAAGAGAATTACAAGATGACTGA